A genomic region of Dactylococcopsis salina PCC 8305 contains the following coding sequences:
- a CDS encoding type II toxin-antitoxin system HicB family antitoxin — MKVKAIIHPAEEGGYWAEVPAFPGCITEGDDMEEVISNLQDAIQGWLEVANECETTDSIA, encoded by the coding sequence ATGAAAGTTAAAGCAATTATTCATCCAGCAGAAGAGGGAGGCTATTGGGCAGAAGTTCCTGCTTTTCCAGGTTGTATTACAGAGGGAGATGATATGGAAGAGGTCATCAGTAACCTTCAAGATGCGATTCAAGGTTGGCTAGAAGTTGCTAATGAATGTGAAACAACCGACTCAATTGCTTGA
- a CDS encoding DUF1997 domain-containing protein, giving the protein METVQFTASESVNLTVPPENTPIKHYLRQPRRLVEAIADPKLMTPLEKKSSGNRFHLKMRPLNFLDVYHFQPSAVLKVVADSQGTVTLTSESCEVIGNDYINDRFSLSLKGKLSPIEENGQVYLRGKADLKVDVDLPPPLWLTPRSMLESTGNGLLKGVLTRIKQKLLKQLISDYQHWANQTETTAKTAADSSLSSPRTA; this is encoded by the coding sequence ATGGAAACTGTACAATTTACTGCGTCCGAGTCAGTTAATCTGACTGTTCCACCAGAAAACACTCCGATTAAACATTATTTACGTCAGCCTCGGCGTTTAGTGGAAGCGATCGCTGACCCAAAATTGATGACTCCCCTTGAAAAAAAAAGCTCGGGAAATCGGTTTCATTTGAAAATGCGCCCTTTGAATTTCCTTGATGTTTATCATTTTCAACCGTCGGCGGTGCTGAAGGTTGTGGCGGATAGTCAGGGAACTGTAACCCTTACTTCAGAAAGTTGTGAGGTGATCGGGAATGATTACATTAATGATCGGTTTTCTCTCAGCTTAAAAGGGAAACTCAGCCCGATCGAGGAAAATGGTCAAGTTTATCTGCGTGGAAAAGCAGACTTAAAGGTTGATGTGGACTTACCTCCTCCTTTATGGCTCACTCCTCGATCGATGCTAGAAAGCACAGGAAACGGCTTGTTAAAAGGCGTTCTCACCCGAATCAAGCAGAAACTACTCAAGCAGCTAATTTCAGACTATCAACACTGGGCAAACCAGACGGAAACGACAGCGAAAA